ATGTATCCCTTGCTGGGTCGGCGCAATCAGGTGTCAATGGACTTGTTGATTAATTATGAACCATTGTAATCCGAACAATAATTGAACAATCGgcggaaaatgatgaaaaatttatcACCAAAAGTTGCACCAGTTGCACTCAACAAACCGAtgacatttatttgtttgacgTAGCTGACTGTTTTGGCTTGAACTGTCACACCCTAGCTCCCTTCGGAAACGCAGAAGATTCTGGTTTGAAATTATTACCAGTAAAACACTTTGGTAAAGAGGATTATTTTGACTCAAGTGAAAAAATTGCAATACCTTTTAGCATTGCACCTGTACTAAGACCTACGCATTGTTCATTTGATGTAATTAAAAACGATTTTCTTCATAAGTTTAACGCCCCTGCTTGTCGAGCGACTTTGGCTGCTGTCAAACAGCTGTCAATCTATTATTGCAAAcaggagaaaaacaacaatcctAGCGAAAGTGCAACATAAATTCAGGAATGTCCACCTTAAATCGTCCGAAATCTCCCAGAACTCCCACATCCGGGAGAACTGATAAGGAGGAGAGCATCTGGGACAAAATCGGTACCCTGGGAAGAAAGAAACGCATAAAGGAAGGTATGCTTAGGAGGGAACGACCGAAACGATTATTGAATTGCTGTGGCAACAAAAGTGTACATTACCTTTTATGGTAGCTATTCCCGTTGAACCAACGGGATGAAAAGTGTTGTGATTCATTATTTGTAAACTTACGATTGAAGTCCGAACAGTTGTTCGTTATGGTTTATAAAGATTGTGCCTCTAATTTGTGATTCCTAGCACAGTTGTGATACAATCCATCTTCCACCCTAATCATATGGGAGTGTGGGTTGATCATCATACGCCCAAACAATGACGTAAACAAATCTCAATGTGCTGAGtaaactttacatttttgtatgaattttCTATTTCGGTCTCGGCAGTGCAAGAAATCCAGGAGGAAGGCAAGATTGCGATAGACTCACCCGGAAGTCCCAATGCACCGATTATCCCCCCGGAGGATTACAATTTGGAGGACAATGAATCTCGCTCGATTATTCAGCCTGCATCGTTGCAAATGCCAAAGGTGAAGGAACTGCTCCAGGTGCTGATCGACTGGATCAACGATGAGCTGGTGGAGGAACGTATTATCGTCACCAACATCGAGGAAGATTTGTACGACGGGCAGGTACTGCAGAAGCTATGGGAAAAGCTGTCCAACAACAAACTAAACGTGCCGGAAGTGACACAGTCGGCCGAAGGTCAACGCCAGAAGTTGTCCGTAGTGCTGAACGCTGTAAACCATGTAAGGCttcaaccgaaccgaaattGTAATATGATGTATTGATATGCTAATTAACTTTATGCTTTTAGACCCTTGGCTATCACCATAACACCCCGAAATGGACAGTGGAAAGTATACACACGAAAAACATTGTTTCGATATTGCATTTGCTAGTCGCGCTGGTACGCCACTACCGCGCACCAATTCGTCTGCCGGACAATGTCTTCGTAACAGTGGTAATGGTACAGAAGCTGAACGGGAAGCTCACTAGCCAACGGTTCCAGGAGCAAATTACTCAATCGTACGACGATGTCGGTATGCGCTGCGAACCGGACGCATTCGATACGCTGTTCGATCACGCCCCGGACAAGCTGAAGGTGGTGCAACGTTCGTTGATTTCGTTCGTGAACAAACATCTCCACAAACTAAATTTTGAAGCAGCCGATTTGAGCACCGACTTCAAAGATGGTGTATTTTTGTGCTTGCTAATGGGGCTGTTGGGAGGATTCTTTGTACCGCTGCATGATTTTCATCTAACGCCGAAGGATGCGGATCAGATGACGCACAATGTGGCGTTCGCGTTCGAGCTGATGATGGATCAGGGTTTGAGACCGAAGGCACGACCCGAAGATATTGTGAACATGGATTTAAAGTCCACCCTGCGGGTGCTGTACACCCTGTTCACGAAGTATCGCAACAATCCTTGAGCATCGGTGCTATAACCAAGCACGGAGAGCCGTAATCAACCCCCTCACTTTTAGACAGCTAACCAATGTGCCTTCAGTTTTTCTATTGTATGTAATTGCAAACGTATATAGAGTATTAACATGTAAGTATGCGAAATCAACCCTTCGGTATTGGTGTCTCGGAGAGCtttaatttatcatttcttTCCAGAGGACAACTAATTATATTTATACCCATTGGGTTTCACGGAAGAAGAGGTGCCTTTAACgtgtgttttaatgtttacAACTTAACTAGTGATTAAATCCGTAACAGTCGATGTTGCTAACGTTTGCagatcaaataaaaacaaaacaaaaacgtttGCGAAACTAACCAAACTCAAGGATGAATCTTCTGGCGTTTTTGTCTAACGGATGATGGTGAGTATATTGATAGTAATGAAAGAAACACGACAAACGTGTTATAATCTAGCTGCGAGCTGAACCATCTTTACCAAACGCTCGCTGGCATGTTCGAAAGCGATCACAAATTCAagcgagaaacaaaaccaaaagacTTTCAAAAGTTAATTTAAACCATTTGCAATTCGGCACGATGATTGTGAATGCTGTAGGAATTATATTCCGGTTTTTATTAGTGGTGTAATTGCTCTTCCTCGTTTAGAGGCAGTATCTTAATTGGCGCTATTAAGCAAACAGCAACTTAGCACCTCTCTTGCGAGCGATCGAATTAGTGTATTAAAAAGCAGATAAACATAAAGGTACGATCGAAACGTACAAATGCAGCAATATGTTACACACAGTTGTTAATGAATGTTGATTTCCAGCATAGAATAAAACATTAGCATGCAAACTGCTTCATTGAACTATTCAAACAATATAGGTGAACGCTATAAATCTGTCCACATGTCCGGacaaatttatttatcgttACTAATTGATATGCACACTGCGTAAGTAGTAATGTACGCATGTTGAAGTTTAATCCCTGCATGCGCCCGCGTATCGCCACGTTTGTTTGCAATGTGTGTAGGTATGTAACTGCAATTCATTACACGCCGGTTGTCACTCACCGTGTCGTTCAAGTTCAAGCGCAACCCAGTGAGTTTCTGTTTGTTATATTTATTACCTCGGGTTTCTTTCTACTGCTCGTTCTACTGCTGCACTTGCATTACCGCGGtgtaacaacacaacacatttGCAACGGTTATAATTGCACCACCAAGCCTATTGTCGACCAATGCGGCGTGGGTAATTATCGGTAAACAAGACAAGTGATTTACGGATCGGATATGCGTGTCATGTCGGTGTAATAGCCCGATGCTGAGTTAATCGTTACCGATGAGTAACTAGTTTTCCTCACTGGTGGTTGTTGTTATCTGCAGCAAATACCTGCGCAACGGATGTTACACTACAGCTGAGAACAAAGTCAAGCACGTGTTcattaactttttttaaaaatgtttttacattttttttatttcgcttttttcAAGATTGCACAAACAACCTATCTCATATGTTTCTTCAGATAGTAAACACGCTTCATAGCACGCTGAGGTAAGAGAAACTGATAATAGTGGAGTTTGCAAGTTACATGTCCTTGCGTAACTGTAGTAACTAATACTGATCTACTAAATAGAGCGgcagattaaaaaaaacaataaaacaaatagacGATCCTATTATACAAACGGATCTGCAGATGCTGAATGCATTAATagatttgatgatttttttttctctctgttcAGAATGGAAATACAACTCTCCAAAACTTGGAATGTCCGACGACACGAATACCGAATGGTTTGAATATCAGTTTACTCGTTCAGGCATATTGTGCGCAGAATAGCCTCGGAGACACTGTACGGATCGCAGTTGGAGCTGGGGCGACGATCCTCGAAGTAACCGAACCCTTGGTCGGAAACACCGCGCGGAATACGAATCGAGCAGCCACGATTAGCGACACCTGTGCGAAAGTACACATTGAACGTTTCATCTCACTAGTGAACCGGACCTTCACACGCGCGATTCGTTGTACTTACCGGCATTAAAATCGTGGATCGAGCTGGTTTCGTGTTTTCCCGTCAGACGGCGTTCGTTGTCCTTTCCACCGTGCGGATCGTAGGCACGGATGTGCCGTTCGTGGTGCTTCGACAGCTTAGCGATCGCGCTCTCGATCTCAGCCAAACCGCCAGGTTCGCGCATCGTCTTCGTGGATACGTTCGTGTGTGCTCCCGCTCCGTTCCAATCGCCCTGCATCGGTTTCGGGTCCAGCGTGGCAACGATCTGGTCGAACGGAACGAGAACCTTGAATAtctgtttcaattttaaataacaCCCCAACCATCGGTACGTACTC
The Anopheles moucheti chromosome 2, idAnoMoucSN_F20_07, whole genome shotgun sequence genome window above contains:
- the LOC128297786 gene encoding beta-parvin, with amino-acid sequence MSTLNRPKSPRTPTSGRTDKEESIWDKIGTLGRKKRIKEVQEIQEEGKIAIDSPGSPNAPIIPPEDYNLEDNESRSIIQPASLQMPKVKELLQVLIDWINDELVEERIIVTNIEEDLYDGQVLQKLWEKLSNNKLNVPEVTQSAEGQRQKLSVVLNAVNHTLGYHHNTPKWTVESIHTKNIVSILHLLVALVRHYRAPIRLPDNVFVTVVMVQKLNGKLTSQRFQEQITQSYDDVGMRCEPDAFDTLFDHAPDKLKVVQRSLISFVNKHLHKLNFEAADLSTDFKDGVFLCLLMGLLGGFFVPLHDFHLTPKDADQMTHNVAFAFELMMDQGLRPKARPEDIVNMDLKSTLRVLYTLFTKYRNNP